The Myotis daubentonii chromosome 1, mMyoDau2.1, whole genome shotgun sequence genome includes the window accattcttgggggacactccatgtttatgttccatagggagtcatgtttatcgggagtctgacctgtgtaccattcttgggggaaattccatgtttatgttccatagggagtcatgtttatcgggagtctgacctgtgtaccattcttgggggacattccatgtttatgttccatagggagtcatgtttatcgggagtctgacctgtgtaccattcttgggggatactccatgtttatattccatagggagtcatgtttatcgggagtctgacctgtgtaccattcttgggggacagtccatgtttatgttccatagggagtcatgtttattgggagtctgacctgtgtaccattcttggggacattccatgtttatgttccatagggactcatgtttatcgggagtctgacctgtgtaccattcttgggggacattccatgtttatattccatagggagtcatgtttatcgggagtctgacctgtgtaccattcttgggggacagtccatgtttatgttccatagggagtcatgtttatcgggagtctgacctgtgtaccattcttgggggacattccatgtttatgttccatagggagtcatgtttatcgggagtctgacctgtgtaccattcttgggggacattccatgtttatattccatagggagtcatgtttatcgggagtctgacctgtgtaccattcttgggggacagtccatgtttatgttccatagggagtcatgtttattGGGAGTCTGACCTATGTACCATTCTTGGGGACATtccatgtttatgttccatagggactcatgtttatcgggagtctgacctgtgtaccattcttggggtACATtccatgtttatgttccatagggagtcatgtttatcgggagtctgacctgtgtaccattcttgggggacactccatgtttatattccatagggagtcatgtttgtcgggagtctgacctgtgtaccattcttgggggacaCTCCGtgtttatgttccatagggagtcatgtttatcgggagtctgacctgtgtaccattcttgggggacCCTCCATGTTTATATTACATAAGGAGTCAGTTGTTTGCGTCAGGAGTCTCACCTGCTGCTGTGTGTTTGGCCGGATTCCTGACACATTTTGTTTCCTCTTGCTACTAAAGGTGCTCATCGTGGGAGGTACTGAACCTGGTGATTGGGGGTTTATAAAGATTTTCTCCGTTAGAGCTAAAGTACTGAGAAATGTTAACATGGTCAATTGTCAAAGTGGTTTGGGTTGTACATTAAATAGCCATTGATTCTGGAACACAAGGACGGGTTTGTAATAAAATGAGATGTTGTAGAATTGAGTTCTAGTTTTTCTCACCACTTCGTCACTGGCAGCGTTTTGGGGGTGTAGGGTCTCTGGGCTCCCTGCTCAGCCCCCcagtctccccagcccctggaatCCACCAGCTCCCTTTGCCACAAGGTCAGAGCATGGGAAAGCGAGGTTTCCTGTTTACCATGCAAGTGTTTATTTTACACTGTTAGTTGAATCCCATTTTGATATGGGATTTGTATCACAACAGGAGCTCAGCTTAAAGTGATCCATTGGCTTTTTCCAAGGCCACTCAACCAGGAAGTGTCagaaggaggagggacagagggatgCATGTAGCCATCCCCTCCCCTGATCTAATGGTGTTCTGTCCAGCTGCCACCTGGGTGCCCCCTCCCTTTGTCACCAAAACTCTCCTGGAAGGTGCCGCCTCTCGCCTCCTTCCTATTCTTTCTGGATTCCTGCAGCTGTGGGAGCCGCCCACTCAGCGAGCTGCCCTCCCCAATGCCTGGAGCCAAACTGAGCAGTGGCACCTGCAGGCCGCCTCCCCTGCGCCTTTGGCTTTTGCAGGGTCTgacactggccagtcacccctcagaactctcagcctctgtcccctgattCTCTCCCATCTGGGACAGCTCTTCAGGGCTCACACTTGCCAGTCGCTCTGTCACTCCCTCATTCCTTCCACAACCACTCACTGAACGCTCCTGTGTGCTCACTCCCAGGTTCCACCGTGGAGGCAgctccctccaggccccctcTGCCGGGCTGACCCACACGCTCCCCCAGCACTGACCACTGCTGAGCTCCAGGCCTGAGGTCGGCTGCCTTAGACCTtctgcccgggctgcaggcttccTCCACTCTCCCTGGCTCCTCTGGGCTCCCTACTTACCCAAGGACACCAGCTGTCAGTCACAGAAGCCAAAAGCCTGTGGTGCTGGCTGGACCCCTCTCACCACTTCCCACAGGTGATGGCGCCCCTGAACCTGGGAATGGGTCTGGAATCTGCCCGCCCATCTTAGCTGACTGTTCTCATCCCAGGTCCCCCGACACCCCTGTCCCTGGGTCTTGGCAGGGGCTTGCCAACTGGTCTGCCTGCCTCCTATACCTCGGCCCCCTGGCACCTCTGGGCATCCACCCTGGGTGGCCTTCCTTtctgaccctcccctccctcagcctccacaCCAGCTACAGCATTTCTTCGCGGTCTAGCTTCTCCATGGGCCACTTCAGGGTGCACCCAGCCCTCtatcacccccacccctccagcctgAGACAAGCTCGTACACATCCACAGCTTTCACTGCAATCTTCCCGAGGCTCCAaacacctccagccccagccactcCTGGGAACCTCCAGGTCTGTTTCCAGCTTGGATGTCCCCAGACACCTCCAACTCAAAGTGCTCAGCACACGGTTCACCATCCTCCCCCACCAAAGCCTCTGTGCACCTCCTCTCATcacctctgtccccttcccccagacCATGTTGggcctcccctctctcttccccgtgtcctatccctcactccctcagctgCTTCCAACTCTGATGTCTCGCTCACATACCCAGCCATCCCAGGTGGTGGCCCCCCCTGGGCAGTACCATGGGGTCCCGTTGCTGAGGGGGCACCCAAACCATGCCCCGGGGAGCTCCAGGGCCCCACCTCTACCCTGGCCTGGGAGCTGTGTGATCTGGGGGGTGGGAAACATCCAAGTGACAGCTCAGGGCGGAGGTCTGCCTGCAGAGAGGGTGGGATTGCCTGTGGCACCAGAGGGGTTCTCCCCTCGGACAAACCTTGGGAAGGAAGCATCCAGCCAAATGTTTATCAACCaaccagagggagaggagggactaTGTTTATCTGTATGcacaacacacatacatacacatgtatatacacatgtatgcacacagcCCATCGATTCCCTTAGAAAGCTCTCATTGATTTTGCCAAACAGGTGTATTGATCGCCCACCTATGCTTGCCCTTGACTAACGGATGAATGTGTTTCCAACGTGAATATTGGaggatgttttcttttatgttggCAAGTAAAGCGAGCTGATGGTGTCTGTGAGAACCTCACTCAATCAGGTAGTCCTTTTCTGAATGGCAGCCCAAGTCCCTCAGATTCTTATACTGTATTTGTATTGTAATGCctacagacatttttttaaaaaccagagatACAATGTACAAACACAATATTCACCCAAGACATACTTTTAAGTTTAATCTCGACTTTTAACATTTTGTCCATCACTCTTATGTCTAGACACTGAAGAAAACAAATCAAGCCCTGATTTGGTAACATTTGCCAATTTCCTCAGTGTAAATACTTTCACTACAGCTGATTTCAAGCTGCCAACCTGGAGTCCCTCCGCACCAAGATGGGACTAGAGGTGCGGTGCCGCCTGTTCTATAATATCACCTCCACACAGGGACAATAGGTATGAATAACCCAAGAGCATAGGTAACAGGAAAACAATTACAAGGGGCAAGTTCGGAGtatttattaagtttatttttaaatatgtttttcttattttagaaagaggaatggggaaagagatcaatgtgagagagaaattgatcggttgcctccagaACACACCTctaccagggaccaaacccacaacctgagcttgtgccctgactgggaatggaactggtgaccttttggtgcacaagacaatgcccaacccactgagcgacactggccagggtattacctttgtttttaatataaattatgtaaTCACAGGCTCACATAAGTTAACTTATAGCCATGGCTGAGTTTAACACCTGGCTTGTCAAGTCCCTGGAGACACTGCTCAATGGGCTCTCACAAGCCAGCacaggctgcctccagcacagcaAGGGCACTGCCTGGTAGGCTGGGCTGAACGGAAGGGGCCTGTGTGGGTTACAGTGAGCCCATGCCTGCGCCTGCACTGGACCCACGGGAGGGGCTGCACGGGACCACGGTCAGAAGGATGGAAGTAGAGGCCGGGCACTCAGAAACAAACTGATCAAGGTCCGGAGAGGTCAGGTGATGGGCTTGGGGTCATGCAAGCCAGTCCCAGGGCCAGGACCTGCTGCGCAATAGAGTAGCCACCAGGCCACCGGCAGCAACTCCGCCCCCAATGGCGATGGCAGATGCTGACATGGTCTTGGCCATTAAGGAGGCTCTGGCTGAGATCTTCGAAGACACTTGGTCCATGTCCCCATCTGAAGAGCAgctaactgaggctcagaggggagaCCTGAGCTGCTCAGGCTCACAAGTGAGTGACAGTACTGACCTGGCTTCCAGTGGCGGAGGTATCGTGCTCATTCCTACAGAGTTCCCCCTAGCTCGCCCCACCCTGTCCACGAAATGCAGCACGGGCACCAGGGGAAGGTCACAGCATCTCCTCTTTATTTCCCATCCTTATCTGAACCATTCTCGGAGGAAGAGGGTTCCTCTATTTTAGACCCCAGCCAGGCCCCAATAGATGACCCAGTCAATCCCAGGAGGATGTTGGATGACATGGAGAGTCCAGCTGCCcctggggaagaagagagggtgAAACCACAGGGACACAGGGTGCCctagcagccagggaggagggtcAGAGATTCTAGGGAACCTCGGGTGGCCAGAGGCCCCAGCATCccactcctgctccctcctctactTCCTAAAACCTTAGGATGTCTGCTCTGGGGAGCGGCTGCCCCAAGAGGAGGCATGAACTCTCGTGGCGAGTCCACCAGTGACAGACAGGGAAGACCTTGTGAGAAACGGCAGGCACCACACCTTCTAGACGAGGCTGGAGTCTAGAAgtgggtgggcgggaggggggaccTGCCCAGGTTTTGTAGGGTTGGGTGGGAATGCATATCTGCTGGGTTGTACCCCTGGACCCACCCACCCCAAACCAAAAGAGGGGACAGCAGAGGGGAGACAAAGGACCAGGGACTGAGGACCAGGTGACTGGAGGGAGAGGACAGGCCCTCCCTCAGGCTTAGGCCTGGGATGAATCCCATCCTGGCCCCGATCCTCCCCTTTATCCCTCACTCTTGCTCAGGACACCTACCCGCTGACTGTAGAGTGGCCACCAGGCCACCGGCAGCAACTCCGCCCCCATTGGCAATGGCAGCTGCTGACATCATCTTGGCAGCTATGGAGGAGGCGGCGATGCCTGCGCTGGTGAACCCCATGGCGCCCAGCACCACGGGCGCAGCCCCCACGGCCAACACTGCGGGAAGAAGCGTTTGAGGTTGGCCCCATGGGACAGGCTCCTTCAGGTCTCCCTGTCATCTTCCCGGGGCATGACCTTGGGGTCTGCTCTGCTCTTGTGGGAGTCACAGGGCAGGGACAGGCACTAAACACAAGGGAAGGCTGTAGGTGTGACACAGCTAGTGGCCTGGATCCCAGGACTCTTCAGGCTTCTGTTTCGCTGACACCTGGGAGGCTCACTGCCCTCCTGGGCCTGAGTTGTCCTTGTGGAAACTAAATTAAGTCAAAATAAGCAGTGGCCTTCAAGCTTCCCCTTTGGCAGGAAAAagtgaccccacccccacccccgcccccgcctcccccagcacaggGTCAGCAGAACATGACATCAGAGCTGCTCTTCTGAAGaggtgatggggtgggggctcctgccctctgcccctcagGGCCCTGCAGCAGTGTGGGGTGTGCCCCTCCTCTTATATCTCCAGAGCAGTGCAGTCACAGAACATTCAACAATGAACATGTTCTGTATCTGCTCCATCTAGTACTGTAGCCACATGGCTATTGAGCATCGAGGTATGGCAAGTGTGACAAACGTTTCTATTTAATTCTGGCCACTGTATTGGAGGACGCTGCTCTACAGCATAGCTAACCCCTGGGCTCATTGGAGGAGCTACCAGGGTGCCCAAAGCAGCTCCTGGGAACCAGACACAGCTCCACTCCCACATTCCCGACACCCCTGCC containing:
- the LOC132230157 gene encoding interferon alpha-inducible protein 27-like protein 1, whose protein sequence is MSDKAIENGEAFVADALLQESQWDGGRGRTLSAILCWLYSWGPPPGPPSGPPMWPRTDSTDQPKTKEKNFSMAVKVGTAVTGGVLAVGAAPVVLGAMGFTSAGIAASSIAAKMMSAAAIANGGGVAAGGLVATLQSAGAAGLSMSSNILLGLTGSSIGAWLGSKIEEPSSSENGSDKDGK